One window of the Streptomyces sp. ITFR-21 genome contains the following:
- a CDS encoding TIGR02680 family protein, whose amino-acid sequence MSVTDLPARSAATLPEQEAPSPRRRWQPYRAGILNVWRYYDETFVFHQGRLLLRGQNGTGKSKALELLLPFLFDANLRPNRLSTFGGSERTMHWNLMGEGATGKTRVGYVWMEFGYPSDGGGDGGDTRWFTCGARLQASTHTTGTHADYFTTDRRIGRPDGVLLLNEAGQPLTKAALASALDGNGEFHPSADSYRTAVRRTLFAGMSEQRYEALITALLQLRQPKLSERLDPSLLSTLLSRALPPLGEGEISELAEGFERLDRQRDHLKDLDNEVDAAGSIATQQRGYAQRVLRAHAATLISATTDMDNLTRVARESEEQHEQAVQARRAGADQRDECERRTRRLEAAIEGLMNHDAYRQGKELDTLHRRTKRAADHARAQRATADDKRRLAAEDRQRADRAAGSARSATVHAQDASQNARRAGRDAGLESVHREAEAMLDASVTATDSSGVAGETGVAVEKRIRSARQLLRGAVNSRQGQIVQVVAASERHERTVRERAAAEGALDQARTGLAEAVTRRDEAANAYEEGLVRQAELLAQWAAACVELRFDDVEELASRAAVEADVMAVVESCVRTVDRDITEARTRAETARGTALAERAELGAAIDLLHRETDVPPVAPPTRTADRSTMIGAPLWRLVAFHDVVPGSVQSGVEAALEASGLLDAWVSPYGDVALRGHDTQADAAWAVPAAGASLLDVLRPESDAAVPADTVHRLLAGIAFGMHLPTDHMAAVGADGSWRLASVTGTWSKPEPAHIGSVARERARRRRVAELTERLSAVNGTIAALDAQLRELRDRRSRLEADLAVRPRYSELDAKRRAWDRAEEGVGVRDDAVRGAVGVLADREVEVAKSLRTLSRLAAEHLLPTGRDHLRKLSSAVDVFRDTADAWMDAHLHATTAAERAASESGQAARSLDTAREHAADAEAAETEAQEFAATLEAAESTVGQDFRAIAAHIGEHRQELNRTREEIKAKDTELLRLAQLIGGLKEKTAQDAGERDKAVGTRDEAARRFRYLTALGLAEDAGLAVNLAAQDGTRATLEAARSVAAKWPDLPHGPRNLGDALNRLSEAIHKARESVGRRADLDLESDEDVQLFTASMDGVRIGAAGLLKTLMQERDSSRDDITVAERRLFDQTLTGDTRRHLADRIRGANDLVDRMNGHLEHVRTASNVAVQLVWQVHPDLPPGTRTARELLLKDPARITDADREALHAFFRARIEEAKAKDTAASWEEQLAEVLDYTAWHQFVVKLDRANGSGWQLLTKKLHGALSGGEKAIALHLPLFAAVASHYEAVPDAPRPILLDEVFVGVDTTNRGQVFALLSALDLDLILTSDHEWCTYRELSGIAVHQLITGADDGDDAVTSVRFVWNGIEVEAEEAADELGALEDAEDLPV is encoded by the coding sequence GTGAGCGTCACGGACCTGCCCGCGAGGAGTGCCGCAACCCTGCCTGAGCAGGAGGCCCCCTCACCCCGACGTCGCTGGCAGCCGTACCGCGCCGGCATCCTCAACGTCTGGCGCTACTACGACGAGACCTTCGTCTTCCACCAGGGGCGCCTCCTGCTGCGCGGCCAGAACGGCACCGGCAAGTCGAAGGCCCTGGAGCTGCTGCTGCCCTTTCTCTTCGATGCCAACCTGCGGCCCAACCGCCTCTCCACCTTCGGCGGGTCGGAGCGGACCATGCACTGGAACCTCATGGGAGAGGGGGCGACCGGCAAGACACGTGTCGGCTACGTGTGGATGGAGTTCGGCTACCCCTCTGACGGCGGCGGTGACGGCGGCGACACCCGATGGTTCACCTGCGGGGCGCGTCTGCAGGCGAGCACTCACACCACGGGCACGCACGCCGACTACTTCACCACCGACCGGAGGATCGGCCGCCCCGACGGCGTTCTCCTGCTCAACGAAGCAGGCCAGCCCCTGACCAAGGCGGCACTCGCGTCCGCGCTGGACGGCAACGGCGAGTTCCATCCCTCGGCCGACTCCTATCGGACGGCGGTCCGCCGCACGCTCTTTGCCGGTATGAGCGAGCAGCGGTACGAAGCCCTGATCACCGCCCTGCTTCAACTGCGCCAGCCCAAACTCTCTGAACGGCTCGATCCGTCCCTGCTGTCCACGCTTCTGTCACGGGCACTGCCGCCGCTGGGCGAGGGAGAGATCTCCGAACTCGCCGAGGGTTTCGAACGACTGGACCGCCAGCGTGACCATCTCAAGGACCTGGACAACGAGGTCGACGCCGCCGGCAGCATCGCCACCCAGCAACGCGGCTACGCACAGCGCGTGTTGCGCGCGCACGCCGCCACGCTGATCTCCGCGACCACCGACATGGACAACCTCACCCGTGTCGCCCGGGAGAGCGAGGAGCAGCACGAGCAGGCCGTGCAGGCGCGGCGGGCCGGCGCCGATCAGCGGGATGAGTGCGAGCGGCGTACCCGAAGGTTGGAAGCGGCCATCGAGGGCCTGATGAACCACGACGCATACCGGCAGGGCAAGGAGTTGGACACCCTCCACCGTCGCACCAAACGCGCGGCGGACCACGCACGGGCGCAACGCGCCACGGCCGACGACAAACGGCGGCTGGCGGCAGAGGACCGGCAGCGCGCCGACCGTGCCGCCGGCAGCGCACGATCGGCGACCGTCCACGCTCAGGACGCGTCCCAAAACGCTCGGAGAGCAGGTCGCGACGCCGGCCTGGAGTCGGTCCACCGCGAGGCGGAGGCGATGCTTGACGCCTCGGTCACTGCCACGGACTCCTCAGGCGTCGCGGGTGAAACGGGCGTGGCGGTCGAGAAGCGAATCCGGTCGGCTCGCCAACTGCTGCGGGGTGCGGTCAACTCCCGTCAGGGACAGATCGTGCAGGTCGTCGCCGCCTCCGAACGGCACGAGCGGACCGTGCGCGAGCGAGCCGCCGCCGAGGGGGCACTGGACCAGGCGCGGACCGGACTGGCGGAGGCGGTGACACGACGGGACGAGGCAGCAAACGCCTACGAGGAAGGTCTCGTCCGGCAGGCGGAGCTGCTGGCGCAGTGGGCCGCAGCATGCGTGGAACTGCGCTTCGATGACGTCGAGGAGCTGGCTTCCCGTGCGGCGGTGGAGGCCGACGTGATGGCGGTCGTGGAGTCCTGCGTCCGCACCGTGGACCGGGACATCACCGAGGCCCGGACACGGGCTGAGACGGCTCGCGGGACCGCACTGGCCGAGCGTGCCGAGCTCGGGGCCGCCATCGACCTTCTGCACCGGGAAACCGATGTGCCTCCCGTAGCTCCGCCGACCCGAACCGCTGATCGTTCCACGATGATCGGAGCGCCGTTGTGGAGGCTCGTGGCTTTCCACGATGTCGTTCCGGGCAGCGTTCAATCGGGTGTGGAGGCGGCTTTGGAGGCATCCGGCCTGCTGGACGCCTGGGTGAGCCCCTACGGGGACGTTGCGCTACGCGGCCACGACACCCAGGCCGACGCCGCCTGGGCGGTGCCGGCTGCAGGAGCGTCGCTGCTGGACGTGCTGCGTCCCGAATCCGATGCCGCGGTACCTGCCGACACCGTGCACCGGCTTCTGGCCGGCATCGCCTTCGGCATGCATCTTCCTACCGATCACATGGCGGCGGTCGGAGCCGACGGAAGCTGGCGACTGGCCTCCGTCACCGGCACATGGAGCAAACCGGAGCCGGCCCACATCGGCTCCGTCGCCCGGGAAAGGGCCAGGCGCCGCCGTGTCGCCGAGCTCACCGAGCGACTCTCCGCGGTGAACGGCACCATCGCTGCGCTCGACGCGCAGCTGCGTGAACTGCGTGATCGGCGCTCCCGGTTGGAGGCTGACCTCGCCGTCCGCCCCCGGTACAGCGAACTGGATGCCAAGCGACGAGCCTGGGACCGGGCAGAAGAAGGCGTCGGGGTCCGGGACGACGCCGTGCGGGGTGCGGTCGGCGTGCTGGCCGACCGTGAGGTGGAGGTCGCGAAGTCCCTGCGCACCCTCAGCCGGCTGGCCGCCGAGCACCTGCTGCCCACCGGCCGGGATCACCTGAGGAAGCTGTCCTCCGCAGTGGACGTCTTCCGGGACACGGCCGACGCCTGGATGGACGCTCACCTGCACGCGACAACGGCCGCGGAGCGGGCAGCCTCGGAAAGCGGCCAGGCAGCCCGTTCGCTCGACACCGCCCGGGAGCACGCAGCCGACGCCGAGGCCGCCGAGACGGAGGCGCAGGAGTTCGCCGCGACCTTGGAGGCAGCGGAGAGCACCGTCGGGCAGGATTTCCGTGCCATCGCCGCCCATATCGGCGAACATCGCCAAGAGCTCAACCGCACCCGCGAGGAGATCAAGGCCAAGGACACCGAACTCCTGCGCCTGGCACAGCTCATCGGGGGACTGAAGGAGAAGACGGCGCAGGACGCCGGCGAGCGCGACAAGGCCGTGGGTACCAGGGACGAGGCAGCGCGGCGATTCCGGTACCTGACTGCCCTCGGCCTTGCGGAGGACGCGGGGCTGGCCGTCAACCTGGCAGCCCAGGACGGCACTCGCGCCACCCTGGAGGCGGCACGGTCAGTGGCGGCGAAGTGGCCGGACCTCCCGCACGGGCCACGCAATCTCGGCGACGCCTTGAACCGGCTCTCCGAAGCGATCCACAAAGCCCGCGAGTCCGTCGGACGCCGCGCCGACCTCGACCTGGAGTCCGACGAGGACGTGCAACTCTTCACCGCGTCCATGGACGGTGTCCGCATCGGTGCGGCGGGGCTGCTCAAGACCCTCATGCAGGAACGCGACAGCAGCCGGGACGACATCACGGTCGCTGAACGGCGCCTCTTCGACCAGACCCTCACCGGAGACACCCGACGCCACCTGGCCGACCGCATCCGCGGGGCAAACGACCTCGTCGACCGCATGAACGGTCATCTCGAGCACGTGCGCACCGCCTCCAACGTCGCGGTGCAACTGGTGTGGCAGGTCCACCCCGACCTCCCGCCAGGCACCCGGACCGCCCGCGAACTCCTCCTCAAGGACCCCGCAAGGATCACGGACGCCGACCGGGAGGCGCTGCATGCCTTCTTCCGTGCCCGCATCGAAGAGGCCAAGGCCAAGGACACAGCAGCCAGTTGGGAGGAGCAGCTCGCCGAAGTCCTTGACTACACCGCCTGGCACCAGTTCGTGGTCAAGCTCGACCGCGCGAACGGTTCAGGTTGGCAGCTCCTTACCAAGAAGCTGCACGGAGCGCTCTCGGGCGGTGAGAAGGCGATCGCCCTGCACCTTCCGCTCTTCGCCGCGGTGGCGTCCCACTACGAGGCCGTACCGGACGCACCCCGCCCCATCCTGCTGGACGAGGTCTTCGTCGGCGTCGACACCACCAACCGCGGTCAAGTGTTCGCCCTGCTCAGCGCGCTCGACCTCGACCTGATCCTCACCTCGGACCACGAGTGGTGCACGTACCGGGAGCTGTCCGGTATCGCAGTCCACCAGCTGATCACCGGAGCCGACGACGGTGACGACGCGGTCACCAGCGTGCGCTTCGTATGGAACGGCATCGAGGTGGAGGCGGAGGAGGCTGCGGACGAGTTGGGCGCGCTGGAGGACGCGGAGGATCTCCCGGTATGA
- a CDS encoding TIGR02678 family protein, protein MSTLANQLVVAEREEVSLGIRLLLAQPLITERADPAGFDVVRRRKEPLAKWFDYTCGWSLVVEPRRGYARLAKVRPSADGSRPARRLRSGRAPFDRRRYVLLCVTAAELLAVPVTTIGLLADRVVQATAADPALPSLDTAGRAERMAFADVLKLLESYGVLTALDGATESFVESADAKVLYRVDATLLMRLAAAPIGASRLSVPSAEVPLRFEELLAGLVRERRYGGGMIADDPGESAAVSETQRNLWLRHSVLRRLFDDPVLYRDDLTDDERAYLASPTGRQILRRSVEQAGFVLEERTEGLLLVDPDSLATDAKFPDDSSTAKVAALLLLEQIQDLPGGAAPEQLVEIGSRLLRKFPRWAKAYQSADGAERLADDAVSVLRDFGLAHHVGDRTLLRPAAFRYRLTGATSTTEDGAGDSADPVAVRRKAEEVAP, encoded by the coding sequence ATGAGCACTCTCGCCAACCAACTCGTGGTCGCGGAGCGGGAGGAGGTCAGCCTGGGGATCCGACTGCTCCTGGCACAGCCGCTGATCACCGAACGTGCCGATCCTGCGGGCTTCGACGTCGTCCGGCGGCGCAAGGAGCCCCTGGCGAAGTGGTTCGACTACACCTGTGGCTGGAGCCTCGTGGTGGAACCCCGGCGCGGGTACGCCCGGCTGGCCAAGGTCCGCCCCTCTGCTGACGGTTCCCGCCCCGCTCGGCGCCTGCGCTCCGGCCGTGCCCCGTTCGACCGCAGGCGGTACGTGCTCCTGTGCGTCACGGCGGCCGAGTTGCTGGCGGTGCCGGTGACGACTATCGGCCTGCTCGCCGACCGCGTCGTCCAGGCCACCGCCGCCGATCCGGCACTGCCGTCGCTCGACACGGCCGGCCGCGCGGAGCGGATGGCATTCGCGGACGTACTCAAGCTGCTGGAGTCCTACGGTGTGTTGACCGCCCTGGACGGCGCGACCGAGTCCTTCGTGGAGTCGGCTGACGCGAAAGTGCTCTACCGGGTCGACGCGACGCTGCTCATGCGGTTGGCGGCCGCACCCATCGGGGCGTCCCGGCTGTCGGTTCCGTCTGCCGAAGTTCCCCTGCGCTTCGAAGAGTTGCTGGCGGGGCTGGTCCGGGAGCGCCGTTATGGGGGAGGAATGATCGCCGACGATCCGGGCGAGTCAGCGGCCGTCTCCGAGACGCAGCGCAACCTGTGGCTGCGCCACTCCGTCCTGCGCCGCCTTTTCGACGACCCCGTTCTCTACCGCGACGATCTCACCGACGACGAACGGGCCTACCTCGCCTCCCCGACCGGACGCCAGATCCTGCGCAGATCCGTCGAGCAGGCGGGCTTCGTCCTGGAGGAGCGGACGGAGGGTCTCCTCCTCGTCGACCCGGACTCCCTGGCGACCGACGCCAAGTTCCCCGACGACTCCTCCACCGCCAAGGTCGCCGCGCTGCTCCTCCTGGAGCAGATCCAGGATCTGCCGGGCGGGGCGGCTCCGGAACAACTCGTCGAGATCGGTTCCCGGCTGCTGCGAAAGTTCCCGCGCTGGGCCAAGGCGTACCAGTCGGCGGACGGGGCCGAGCGACTTGCCGACGACGCGGTGTCGGTCCTGCGCGATTTCGGCCTCGCCCACCATGTTGGCGACCGCACGCTGCTGCGACCGGCCGCCTTCCGCTACCGCCTCACCGGCGCCACTTCGACAACCGAGGACGGTGCTGGTGACTCCGCCGATCCTGTAGCTGTGCGCCGCAAGGCCGAGGAGGTCGCCCCGTGA
- a CDS encoding TIGR02677 family protein, whose product MRRVPPEMFRFATGERADLYGAILGAFGAANERLETALVLDDVRGRLRTAGWLDAISDDDLHGALKALREWGLLDVVQNHAENYRTAEEYERRNLQYSLTRRGEAALAGVQHALEVLTATGALQTAVLEAITDRLDELYVLLKEPTSPDRRIFSTLQELEGHLEALLDNTKAFNGELQRLLRVEGADLNVFREVKAATVAYLQEFLVNLEQRSHGVASAIARVEERGVAVLHERALRGAELPPVAGDDAGPMWLERRRARWVGLRAWFLPEDGARPRVDRLHDVARRAIVSLLQVLDRITESRRRSSSAAQDFRELARWFADAPGDEDLHRLWTLAFGLGSARHAHLAHPDPELVPSSRTWAEAPPVEVSALLRTSGRTERFTRTGKVRDVASVKAARAHKARQERAELQRAWGTLRTDGPVRLSDFGELDDAAFARLLDLLGRALSAHPDASGTRRAGTSDGQVEISLVEVDDGRTARLRTSKGVLTGPDHVVSITAAGVTEAPYGRSGLREATG is encoded by the coding sequence GTGCGCAGGGTTCCACCGGAGATGTTCCGCTTCGCCACCGGAGAGCGTGCTGATCTGTACGGCGCGATCCTGGGTGCCTTCGGCGCGGCCAACGAACGCTTGGAGACGGCGCTTGTGCTGGACGACGTCCGGGGGCGGCTGCGCACGGCGGGCTGGCTGGATGCGATATCCGACGATGATCTCCACGGCGCGCTGAAGGCACTCCGGGAGTGGGGGCTGCTGGATGTCGTCCAGAACCATGCGGAGAACTACCGGACGGCGGAGGAGTACGAACGGCGGAACCTGCAGTACTCGCTGACCCGGCGCGGAGAGGCAGCCCTGGCCGGGGTCCAGCACGCGTTGGAGGTGCTCACGGCGACAGGGGCGTTGCAGACAGCTGTCCTGGAGGCGATCACCGATCGGCTGGACGAGCTGTACGTCCTGCTCAAGGAGCCGACGTCGCCGGATCGCCGGATCTTCAGCACCCTGCAGGAGTTGGAGGGCCATCTGGAGGCCCTGCTGGACAACACGAAGGCGTTCAACGGCGAGTTGCAGCGCCTGCTGCGCGTTGAGGGCGCGGATCTCAACGTTTTCCGCGAGGTGAAGGCCGCCACGGTGGCGTACCTCCAGGAGTTCCTGGTCAACCTGGAGCAGCGCAGCCACGGCGTCGCCTCGGCCATCGCTCGCGTGGAAGAGCGCGGAGTCGCGGTCCTGCATGAGCGAGCGCTGCGCGGGGCCGAGCTTCCGCCGGTCGCTGGTGATGACGCCGGCCCGATGTGGCTGGAGCGCCGCCGGGCGCGCTGGGTAGGTCTGCGGGCCTGGTTCCTGCCTGAGGACGGAGCGAGGCCACGCGTGGACCGCCTTCACGATGTCGCCCGCCGCGCCATCGTCTCGCTGCTCCAGGTCCTCGACCGGATCACCGAGTCGCGCCGGCGCTCCTCCAGCGCCGCGCAGGACTTCAGGGAGCTGGCACGCTGGTTCGCGGACGCCCCGGGGGATGAGGATCTGCACAGGCTGTGGACCCTGGCATTCGGGTTGGGGTCGGCACGCCATGCGCACCTGGCGCACCCGGACCCGGAGTTGGTCCCGTCCTCCCGCACGTGGGCGGAGGCCCCTCCCGTCGAGGTCTCGGCGCTGCTGCGGACGAGCGGGCGCACGGAGCGCTTCACCCGAACGGGCAAGGTGCGGGACGTCGCGTCGGTCAAGGCCGCGCGGGCACACAAGGCGCGACAGGAGAGAGCCGAACTCCAGCGGGCATGGGGCACGTTGAGGACCGACGGTCCGGTGCGGCTCTCCGACTTCGGTGAGTTGGACGACGCTGCGTTCGCCCGACTGCTCGACCTGCTCGGCAGGGCGCTGTCTGCCCACCCTGACGCCTCAGGAACCCGACGGGCCGGCACGTCCGACGGCCAGGTGGAGATCAGTCTGGTCGAGGTCGACGACGGCCGGACCGCTCGGCTCAGAACGTCCAAAGGCGTCCTGACCGGACCGGACCACGTGGTGAGTATTACCGCCGCCGGTGTTACCGAGGCCCCGTACGGGCGGAGCGGACTTCGGGAGGCTACGGGATGA
- a CDS encoding SWIM zinc finger family protein — protein MTKPAGQRAPSQRRAVRTFDALPPARGSRAPFAESWWGRAWLTALEESSLDPGRLQRGRTYARRGAVGHVTIDHGSVTATVQGSRPAPYRSRVRVRQLTDQQWDHLLDMIAERAAHIAALLDGEMPPGLADDAEAAGVTLLPGPQDLDPACNCPDWGEPCKHAAALCYQVARLLDRDPFVLLLLRGRGEHELTDELGCRNRVRAAAEAAVSSPAAGSRTVLPRPRTGDPAGPAFSSGSARPPLPALPLLPEEAGHGPALAESAAPEPGLDPVALELLAADTALRAHHLLAAALDTSRHAGSAPPVPLTEWQDTVRLAAEHPSMEVFARLAANCGRAPTALAAATRAWRFGGAASLDVLEHPWNPPAGRLERDREALRADWADGAPPRLRTWRNRWTVERRAAQLRLGRDGLWYPYVKERAVWWPSGPPDSDPAVVLAVLLQA, from the coding sequence ATGACGAAGCCGGCCGGGCAGCGCGCCCCTTCGCAGCGAAGGGCCGTCCGCACCTTCGACGCCCTCCCTCCCGCCAGGGGCAGTCGTGCCCCGTTCGCGGAGTCCTGGTGGGGCCGGGCGTGGCTGACGGCGCTGGAGGAGTCCTCGCTGGACCCCGGCCGCCTCCAGCGGGGCCGCACTTACGCGAGACGCGGCGCCGTCGGTCACGTCACCATCGACCACGGTTCGGTCACCGCCACCGTGCAGGGCAGCCGCCCGGCCCCCTACCGCTCCAGGGTCCGGGTACGGCAGCTCACCGATCAGCAGTGGGACCACCTCCTCGACATGATCGCCGAGCGGGCCGCCCACATCGCCGCACTCCTCGACGGAGAGATGCCGCCCGGGCTCGCCGACGACGCCGAAGCCGCGGGCGTGACACTGCTGCCCGGTCCGCAGGACCTCGACCCGGCGTGCAACTGCCCCGACTGGGGCGAGCCCTGTAAGCACGCCGCCGCCCTCTGCTACCAGGTCGCCCGGCTGCTGGACCGGGACCCCTTCGTCCTGCTGCTCCTGCGGGGACGTGGTGAGCACGAGCTGACCGACGAACTCGGTTGCCGGAACCGGGTCCGCGCTGCTGCCGAGGCCGCCGTCTCCTCCCCTGCGGCGGGTTCGCGCACGGTCCTACCGCGGCCTCGTACCGGTGACCCCGCCGGGCCGGCGTTCTCCTCCGGCTCCGCACGGCCCCCGCTGCCTGCCCTACCGCTGCTGCCCGAGGAGGCCGGCCACGGCCCCGCGCTGGCGGAATCGGCCGCTCCCGAGCCCGGATTGGACCCGGTCGCGCTCGAACTGCTCGCCGCCGACACCGCCCTGCGCGCCCACCACCTCCTGGCCGCGGCCCTGGACACTTCGCGGCACGCCGGCAGTGCGCCTCCCGTCCCGCTCACCGAGTGGCAGGACACCGTCCGCCTGGCCGCTGAGCACCCCAGCATGGAGGTCTTCGCCCGGCTCGCGGCGAACTGCGGACGCGCTCCCACCGCACTCGCCGCTGCCACCCGCGCCTGGCGCTTCGGCGGCGCGGCGTCCCTCGACGTGCTGGAGCACCCGTGGAACCCGCCCGCCGGGCGGCTGGAGCGCGACCGCGAGGCCCTGCGGGCGGACTGGGCGGACGGCGCCCCGCCCCGGCTGCGTACCTGGCGCAACCGCTGGACCGTCGAAAGACGCGCCGCCCAACTCCGCCTGGGCCGGGACGGATTGTGGTACCCGTATGTCAAGGAGCGGGCGGTGTGGTGGCCGTCGGGTCCCCCGGACAGCGATCCCGCTGTTGTCCTGGCAGTCCTTCTCCAGGCGTGA